Genomic DNA from Mesorhizobium sp. 131-2-1:
TGATGATCAGCTTGGCGTTGTGGTAGCTGGGCGCGGCCTTGCCGCCGAAGAACTTCACGCGCGGCATCCAGTCACGCTCGGGATGCGAGCGGATCTGGTCGTAGAGCGCGACGGCTTCCAGGATGTTGAGCAGCTGGCGCTTGTATTCGTGGATGCGCTTGACCTGGATGTCGAACAGCGCCGAGGGGTCGAGCTTGATGCCGAGCCGGTCGGCGACCAGATTGGCGAGCCTGGCCTTGTTCGACCGTTTCACCGCCGCGAACTTCTCGCGGAAGGTGGCGTCGCCGGCAAGCGGATCGAGCCCCTTGATGGCATCGATATCGTCCAGGAAGCGGTCGCCGATCGCCTCGCGGGCTAGCGCGGTGAGGCCGGGATTGCACTGGATCAGCCAGCGCCGCGGCGTGATGCCGTTGGTCTTGTTGTTGATGCGGCCGGGATAGAGCTTATGGAGATCGGCGAACACCGTCTCCTTCATCAGCTCGGTGTGCAGCGCCGACACGCCGTTGATCGAATGCGAGCCGACAAAGGCAAGATTGCCCATGCGCACGCGGCGATCGCCGTTCTCCTGGATCAGCGAGATGCGGCTGATCTGCTCGCCAGAGAACTTGTTGGTGGCGCGCGCCTCGAGCAGCACTTCCGCGTTGATGGCGTAGACGATCTGCATGTGGCGCGGCAAAAGCCGCTCGAACAGCGGCACCGGCCAGCTTTCCAGCGCCTCGGGCAGCAGCGTGTGGTTGGTGTAGCCAAAGGTGCGCTTGGTGATGTCCCAGGCCTGGTCGAAATCCATGCCGTGGACGTCCATCATGAGCCGCATCAGCTCGGGCACGGCGATCGCCGGATGGGTGTCGTTGAGATGGATCGCCGCCTTGTCCGGCAGCGACTGCAGGTCGCCATATTGGCTGAGATGCCGCTGGAGGATGTCCTGCAGCGAGGCGGTGGAGAAGAAATACTCCTGGCGCAGCCTGAGCTCCTGCCCGGCCATGTGGGAATCGGCGGGATAGAGCACGCGCGACAAGGCATCGGCCTTGTTGCTTTCGGCGAGCGCGCCGATGTGGTCGCCGGCGTTGAACTTGTCGAGCAGGATCGGGTCGATCGGCATGCCGGACCACAGTCGCAGCGTGTTGACGCGGTTTGCCCGCCAGCCGGCCACCGGCGTATCGTAGGCGACGGCCAGGACATGCTCGGTCGGCTTCCAGACGTGCCGCTCCAGCCTTCCGTCCTTGGAGGTGATCGATTCCACCGAGCCGCCGAAGCCGACCTCGAAGGAGCGCTCGCGCCGCTCGAACTCCCAGGGGTTGCCGTGGTCGAGCCAGGTTTCCGGCAACTCCACCTGCCAGCCGTCATGGACCTCCTGCCGGAACATGCCGTTGGCGTAACGGATGCCGTAGCCGTGCGCCGGAATGCCGACGGTGGCCATGCTCTCCATGAAGCAAGCGGCAAGCCGGCCGAGGCCGCCATTGCCGAGCGCGGCATCGGGCTCCAGCCCGGCGATGAGGTCGAGATCGACGCCAAGCGTGCGCAGCGCCTCGCGCATGTTCTCCATCAGGCCGAGATTGGAGAAGGCATCGCGCATCAGGCGGCCGATCAGGAATTCAAGCGACAGGTAGTAAACGCGCTTTTCCTGCTGGGCGTAGGCCTCCTGGGTGGCCTGCATCCATTGATCGACGACGCGGTCGCGCACGACCTTGATCGAGGCTGTCAGCCAGTCGTACTGGGTGGCGACGTTGGTGCCCTTGCCGACCCTGTATTTCAGGGCCAGCAAGACCTCGTCGGCGAGCGTCTTGGGATCGGGGATTTCTAGGGTGGGAGCTTCGGATGTCATCGCGCTTGTCATGTCGCCTCTCGTGCGGTTGCCATGATCATACCGGCTTTCACCGTTCCTCCCAGCCCATCCTACTGCATTGCAGCATATATTCAATCGATTTAGATCGACAAGCCACCCGGCTCCCCTGCGGCAATTTACCGTCGAGGCGGATCAGGCGGCCAGCGCTTCCTCCGGCGGCTTCTTCGCGCCGGTCATCAGGGCGACCGCGTCCGACATGGAAATCTGCTTCGGATCGACGACGCAAAGGCGACGTCCAAGCCGGTGGATGTGGATGCGGTCCGCGACCTCGAACACATGCGGCATGTTGTGCGAGATGAGCACGATCGGCAGGCCGCGTTTCTTGACGTCGAGGATCAGCTCCAACACGCGGCGGCTTTCCTTGACGCCGAGTGCGGCGGTCGGCTCGTCCATGATCACGACTTTGGAGCCAAAGGCGGCGGCACGCGCCACCGCGACGCCCTGGCGCTGGCCGCCAGACAGCGTTTCCACCGCCTGGCTGATGTTCTGGATGGTCATCAGGCCAAGTTCGGTGAGCTTGTCACGGGCGCGCTTTTCCATCGCCGGACGGTCGAGCATGCGAAACCAGCTGCCGAGCGGGCCGGGTTTGCGGATCTCGCGGCCGAGGAACATGTTGTCGGCGATCGACAGCGCCGGCGACAGAGCGAGGTTCTGGTAGACGGTCTCGATGCCGGCTTCCCGAGCCTCCATCGGCGACTTGAAGGCAACGGGCTTGCCTTCAAGCCGGATTTCACCTTCGTCAGGCGCGGCCGCGCCTGAAATCGCCTTGATGAGCGATGACTTGCCGGCGCCGTTGTCGCCGATCACCGCCAGGATTTCGCCCGGATAGAGGTCGAAATCGGCGTTGTCGAGGGCGGTGACACGGCCATAGCGCTTGGTAAGTCCGCGCGCGGTGAGGATGGGTTCCTGGGTCATGACTATGCCGAAACCTTTCTGATCCATTGATCGACCGCCACGGCGCCGATGATGAGCACGCCGGTGAGGAGCACTTTCCATTGCGGATCGGCGCCAAGCATGTTGAGGCCCATCGAGACGACGCCGACGATCATGGCGCCGAACAGCGTGCCGAGGATCGAGCCGCGGCCGCCGAAGAGCGAGATGCCGCCGATCACCGTCGCGGTGATGGCCTGCAGATTGTAATCGGTGACGGCGGCCGACGGTGAGATCGAGCCGTTGCGGCCGATCGAGACCCAGGCGGCGAAAGCGGCGATCAGCCCGGCAAGGGCGTAGACCGTAATCAGCACCTTCTTGGTCTGGATGCCCGACAGTTTCGCAGCCTCCTGATCGTCGCCGACGGCATAGACATGGCGGCCCCAGGCGGTGTGGTTGAGCACATACCAAAGCACCGCCACCAGCACGACCGTGGCGATGACGCCGGCCGTCAGCACGGCGGAGCCGACCCTGAAGCTCAGGGCGAAGAGGTGGAGAAGCGGTGCCTGCGCATCGACATCGGCATCGCGGATCGTCTCGTTGGCCGAATAGATGAAATTCGTCGCCATGACGATGTTCCAGGTGCCGAGCGTGACGATGAACGGCGGCAGCTTCATGTAGGCGACCAGCAGGCCGTTGAGCAGGCCGCAGGCGCCGCCGGCGGCAAGACCTACCAATACGGCGAGAATGGTCGGCATACCGTAGGTGATGGCGCAGTTGCCCATGATGACGGCAGAAATCACCATGATCACGCCGATCGACAGGTCGATGCCGGCGGTCAGTATGACCAGCGTCTGGGCGGCGCCGAGAATACCGACGATGGCGATCTGCTGCAGGATCAGCGTCAGCGTGTAGGACGAGAAGAAGCGTCCGCCGATGGCGATACCGAAGATGACGACCGACAAGACCAGCACGATCAGCGGCACCGCCGCCGGCGTCGAATGCAGGAAATGCTGGGCGCGCTTGACGAACGACTTGCCGTGCTCATCGAAGGCGGCGACGCTGGTGTCGCTGCTCGAAAGCACCTTCTCGAATTCCTGAATCTGAGACATATCTCCTCCCGTCTGCGCGGAGCTTCTCACGGCTCCCCGTCCCGTTCACGCATTCCGGTCTATCGCCTGGATTGTCCGCGCTTACGAAAGCGCATCGTCCACCCGATGCGGCCGGGGATCAAGCCCCCAGCCGCAAGGTTTATGTGCCGGTCAGCCCAGCATCAGCCCCAGCACTTGGCGAGGCCTTCCTTGGTGTCGATGGACTTCACACCGTTGGCCGGCTTGTCGGTGACGAGATTGACGCCGGTGTCGAAGAAGTTCTTGCCTTCGGTCGGCTTCGGCTTGGTGCCGTCCTTGGCGAAAGCGGCGATCGCCTCGATGCCGAGCGCCGCCATCTGCAGCGGATATTGCTGCGAGGTGGCGCCGATGACGCCTTCGGTGACCGACTTCACGCCGGGGCAGCCGCCGTCGACCGAGACGATCAGCACCTGCTTCTCGAGACCGACGGCCTTGAGCGCCTGGTAGGCGCCGACAGCGGCGGGCTCGTTGATGGTGTGGATGACGTTGATGGTATTGTCCTTCTGCAGGAGGTTCTCCATCGCCTTGCGGCCGCCTTCTTCGTTGCCGTTGGTCACGTCATGGCCAACGATGCGCGGATCGTCCTCGTCACCGATCTTGTTGGGGTCCTTCACGTCGATGCCGTAGCCCATCATGAAGCCCTGGTCGCGCAGCACGTCCACGGTCGGCTGCGACGGTGTCAGGTCGAGGAAGCCGATCTTAGCGTCCTTGGCCTTGTCGCCGAGCGTCGCGGCGGCCCAGGCGCCGATCAGCTTGCCGGCTTCCAGATTGTCCGTCGCGAAGGTCGCGTCGGCCGCATCGATCGGATCGAGCGGGGTGTCGAGCGCGATCACCAGTAGGCCGGCGTCACGCGCCTTCTTCACCGTCGGGACGATGCCCTTGGTGTCTGAAGCGGTGATCAGGATACCCTTGGCGCCGTCGGCGATGCAGCTTTCGATCGCCGCCACCTGGCTCTCGCTGTCGCCGTCGATCTTGCCGGCATAGGTCTTGAGGTCGACGCCAAGCTCCTTGGCCTTGGCGGTAGCGCCCTCCTTCATCTTGACGAAGAAGGGATTGGTGTCGGTCTTGGTGATCAGGCAGGCGCCGACGCCGGCGGCCGATGCCGTCGAGGCGAACGCCATCAGGCCCAACCCGGCCGCCGCGAACACGGTGGACTTCAGCAGTGCTTTTTTGGTCACGATTTTCCTCCCAGTGGAACCATAGCGGACGCCGGGCCACCCGGCGTCTCAAGCGCATCCAACCATTTCTCCCAGCGTGGACGCCATCTCAAAAGACACCAGTCCGAGGCGGCTGTCAATAATTAAATCACTCTTATTTATTATTGACAGCCTTGCATCGTTCACTCATTCTGCACGAAAAGCATTGAGGGGAAACGACGGGAGGAACAAGGGTGGAGACCGGCATTGCGAAGCACGGTTCGCCCGATGCGGCAGAGAGCCGCCTGCACCGCGGCACCAACCAGAGCGGCATGCGCGACCACAACGAGCGGCTTGTGCTGTCCTTGGTGCGCCAGCATGGCAGCCTGGCCAAATCCGACATAGCGCGCATGACCGGACTCTCGGCGCAGACCGTTTCGGTCATCATGCGTGAACTGGAGGAAGACAGGCTGCTGGTGCGCCAGGCGCCGTTGCGCGGCCGGATTGGTCAGCCCTCCATTCCCATGGCGCTCAACCCCGAAGGCGCCTTCTTCATCGGCCTCAAGATCGGCCGCCGCAGCGCCGAGCTGGTGCTGATCGACTTCCTCGGCAACGTGCGCTCGATGCTGCAGCACTCCTATCGCTATCCGGCGCCGCGCGAGACGGTGGAGTTCGCGCTCTCCGGCATGACCAAGATGCGCGGCGAACTCACCCAGGCGCAGGACAAGCGCATTGCCGGTCTCGGCATCGCCATGCCGTTCGAATTGTGGAACTGGGCCGACACCGCCGGCGCGCCGCGCGAGATCATGGATGAATGGCGCCACCGCGACATCCGGTCCGACATCCAGGCGCAGTGCGACTTCCCGGTCTACCTGCAGAACGATGCCACCTCGGCCTGCGGCGCCGAGCTGGTCTTCGGCCAGGCGGGTGCAGCGCGTGACTTCGTCTATTTCTACATCGGCGCCTTCGCCGGCGGCGGCATCGTGCTGAACGGCCGGCTGTTCGGCGGGCCGACCGGCAATGCCGGCGCGCTGGGCTCGATGCCGGTGCCGGGGCCGGACGGCAAGCCGACCCAGCTCATCGACGTGGCCTCGATCGCCATTCTGGAGAAGGCGCTCAACGCGCGCGGGGTCGAGGCCTCGCATCTGTGGACGTCGCCGCAGGACTGGGGCGAGATCGGCCCTGAGCTCGACACATGGATCGCCAGTGCCGCGCAGGCGCTTGCCTATGCCATCGTCGCGGCGTCCTCGGTCATCGATTTCGAGGCGGCGGTGATCGACGGCTGGATGCCGCTCTCGGTGCGCGGCCGCCTCGTCGATGCTGTGACAGAGGCCATCGGCACGATCGACGGCGAAGGCCTGAAGCTGCCGGTGGTGCGCGAGGGAACCGTGGGCATCCATGCGCGGGCGCTGGGCGGCGCCAGCCTGCCGCTGTCGGAGCGCTTCCTGATTGGCTCGACCACAATTTCCAGGAGCACTTGAGCATGCTGATCGGCATCCCGTCGCTGCTCGGCCCGGAGCTTCTGGCGACGCTGCGCGCCATGGGCCATGGCGATGAGATCGCGCTGGTCGACGGCAACTACCCGGCCGCGGAGCAGGCGCACCGGCTGATCCGCGCCGACGGCCATCATCTGGTTCCCGTGCTCGACGCCATATTGAGCGTGCTGCCGGTGGACGACGCCGTGCCGGAAGCGCTGTTTCGCGCCTCGGTCAAGGGCGATCCCGCGCTTGCCGATCCGGTCCATCATGAGATGGAAGCGGTCTGCGCCAGGCGCGCGCCCGGCCATAAGGTGGTTGCGCTGGCCGGCGCCGACTTCTATGCACGGGTCAAGGCCGCGCACGCCATCGTCGCCACCAGCGAGCCGCGGCTCTATGCCAACATCATCATCCGCAAGGGCGTGATCTATCCGCCGGAGACCGAGAAACAATGATCCTCTGCTGCGGCGAAGCCCTAATCGACATGCTGCCGCGTACGACGACGGAGGGTGAGGCCGCCTTCGCGCCTTATGTCGGCGGCGCGGTGTTCAACACGGCGATCGCGCTTGGGCGGCTCGGCGCGCCGGCCGGCTTCTTCTCAGGCCTGTCCTCGGACCTGTTCGGCGGCCAGTTCCGCGAGGCGCTCGGCGCGAGCAAGGTCAGCTCGACCTACGCGCACACCTCCCCTCGCCCGACGACGCTCGCCTTCGTGCGGCTCACCAACGGCCAGGCGACCTACACTTTCTACGACGAGAACACCGCCGGACGCATGCTGACCATCGAGGATCTGCCGAACCTCGGCGCCGAGATCGAAGCGATGCTGTTCGGCGCCATCAGCCTGATCTCGGAACCGGCGGGGTCGGCGTATGAGGAGTTCATGCGGCGCGAGCACAACAGCCGCGTCATGATGCTCGATCCCAACATCCGGCCGAACTTCATCCCCGACAAGGCAAAGCATCTCAGGCGCATCCGCGAGATGATGGCGATGGCCGACATCGTGAAACTGTCGGACGAGGACCTCAACTGGTTCGACGAGGCCGGCTCACATGAGGACGTCATCCGCAACTGGCTGGATCGCGGCCCCAAGCTGATCGTCGTCACCCATGGCAGCGAGGGTGCGATTGGGTACAGCAAGAACCACAGGGTCACGGTGATGCCGCAGAAGGTAACGGTGGTCGACACGGTCGGTGCCGGCGACACGTTCAATGCCGGCATCCTCGCCTCGCTGCACGAGCAGGGCCTGCTCACCAAGGCGGCGATCGGCGACCTGTCGGAAGACGCGATCCGCCAGGCGTTGGCGCTCGGCGCCAAGGCGGCGGCGGTGACGGTGTCGCGCGCCGGCGCCAATCCGCCCTGGCGTCACGAAATCGCCTGACCAACCGTCCATCCGGCGGCAAGGCTGCTCAGCCGGCTGATCACTTTATGTTTCCACCGGCTGAAAAGGCGCGAGAAAAGGTGCCGATTGCGCCTTGCAAAGGCCGGATTTCCGGCATCTTGGGGCAAAGCGGTGGAGATAGGCGGTAACAGGCTGCGACATCCGCGCAGCCCCCCGCCCCGCGGGGCCGGCTTTCTCGGATTGCCCAAGTCTGGTACCAGCGGCCAGTTAAGTTGTTGTTTCTGTGCGCGTCATTGCCCCGCCGCTTGCCCTGGCGACACGCACCAACCCTTGTTGAGGCAAACATGCAGTTCATCGATCTTGGCGCGCAGCGCGAACGTATCCGCGACCGGCTGAAAGCCGCTATCGACCGCGTCGTCGATGAAGGGCGCTATATCCTCGGACCTCAGGTCACCGAATTCGAGAACAAGCTCGCGGCTTACGTCGGCACCAAGCATGTCGTGGCCTGCGCCAACGGCACCGACGCGCTGCTCCTGCCGCTGTTCGCGGCCGGCATCGGCCCGGGCGACGCGGTGTTCGTGCCGAGCTTCACCTTTGCCGCCACGGCGGAAGTGGTGGCGCTGGCCAAGGCCGAGCCGGTTTTCGTCGACGTCGATCCCGACACCTACAACATCGACATCGCCAGCCTCGAGGCGGCGATCCAGATGATCAAGAAGGAAGGCCGGCTGAAGCCGAAGGCGATCATTCCGGTCGACCTGTTCGGGCTCGCCGCCGACTATGAGGCGATCATGGCGATCGCCAGCCGCGAAGAGTTGCTGGTGATCGAGGATGCGGCCCAATCGATCGGCGGTTCCGCCGACGCCAAGATGTGCGGCGCCTTCGGCCATGTCGGCTCGACCAGCTTCTATCCGGCGAAGCCGCTCGGCTGCTACGGCGACGGCGGCGCGATGTTCACCAATGACGATGCGATGGCCGACAAGCTCAGATCCTTCGCCTTCCATGGCAAGGGCGAGACCCAGTACGACAATATCCGCGTCGGCATCAATTCGCGCCTCGACACGCTGCAGGCGGCGATCCTGATCGAGAAACTCGCCATCCTGGAAGACGAGATGGTTGCCCGGCAGGTGGTGGCGCGGCGCTACGCCGAAGGCCTCGGCGACATCGTCACCGCCGCCCGCAATCTCGACGGCAGCCGCTCGGCCTGGGCGCAATACGCCATCGAGACGCCGAAGCGCGACGGGCTGAAGGCGCATCTCACGGAAAAGGGCATTCCTTCGGTCATCTACTACGTGAAGCCGCTGCACGTGCAGCTTGCCTATCGCGACTATCCGCGCACGCCGACCGGCCTTGCCGTCTCGGAAGAGCTGCCGAAGCGGATCCTCTGCCTGCCGATGCACCCCTATCTCAGCGAAGCCGACCAGGACCGCATCATCGAGACGATCCGCAACTACATCGGCTCGAACTCGGCGCACGTCGCGGCGGCCTGAGGCCTTTCAAGCGGCGCTGGCGCTCTTGCCCGTCGCAATGAAATGCGGATTGGCGAAATCCGCGTCATCAACCTGGTTGCGCTTGCCGTAGGCGAGCGGCTCACCGTCCAGCGTGCGCGTCATGCCGCCGGCGGCCCTGAGCACGGCGTCGCCTGCCGCCGTATCCCATTCCATGGTGCGGCCGAAGCGCGGATAGACATCGGCCTCGGCGGCGGCGACGAGGCAGAATTTCAGCGACGAGCCGACCGAGACGATCTCGGCAGCCCCAAGGTCGCGGATGAAGGCGTCGGTTTCCGGCGTGTTGTGCGAGCGGCTGGCGACCACGGCGAGCGGCGTGCCCCCTGTCCGTACGGCGATCGGACGGCGTCCGGTGATGCGAAAGTCGCCGTCGACCTCGAGCGCTTCCGCCCTGCCCGGCCGGCCCGAAAAGAAACGCCCGGTGCAAGGCGCGAAGACGACGCCGACCGCCGGCACGCCGTGGCGGACGAGCGCGATGTTGACGGTGAAATCGGTGCGGCGGTTGACGAATTCCTTGGTGCCGTCGAGCGGATCGATCAGGAAGAAGGCGCCATCGAGATCGGGCGTCGCAATGCCCGCCGCGACCTCTTCCTCGGCCACGCAAGGGATGTCAGGATAGGCGGCGCGCAGACCGGCGAGGATGATCTTCTCGCTCTCGCGGTCGGCTTCCGTCACCGGCGAGTTGTCGGACTTGCTGTCGACGGCGCAGCCTTCGTGGAAGACGCGCATCACCTCGCGCCCGGCATCCAGCGCCAGGCGCTCGAACACGCCGAGCATGGCCTCGTCGTCAGATGCCGCCGCCGCTGTCGTATTGGTCTTCGGCAATGTCGCGCTCGTTCAGCCAGAGTTCCAGGGCCTCTACCATCTCCTCGGCCGTCTTGCCGAGCGTCTTGAGATGGATTTCGGGGTTCTCCGGAGCTTCATAGGGTGAATCGACGCCGGTGAAATTCTTGATCTCGCCGCTCAGCGCGCGCGCATAGAGGCCCTTCGGGTCGCGCCTGGCGCATTCCTCGAACGGCGTGTCGACGAACACCTCGACGAACTCGCCATCCGCCATCAGCTCGCGCGCCACGCGCCGCTCGGCGGCGAAGGGCGAGATGAAGGAGACGATGACGATCAGCCCGGCGTCGGCCATCAGGCGGGCGACTTCGGCGACACGGCGGATGTTCTCGACGCGATCGGCATCGGTGAAGCCGAGGTCGCGGTTGAGGCCGTGGCGGACATTGTCGCCGTCGAGGATGTAGGTGTGGCGCCCGGAGGCGAACAGCTTCTTCTCGAACAGATTGGCGATGGTCGACTTGCCGGAGCCGGAGAGCCCGGTGAACCAGAACACGGCCGGGCGCTGGTTCTTCAGGTCGGAACGGCCGCGCTTGCCGACATCGAGCGACTGCCAGTGGATGTTTTCGGCGCGGCGCAGCGAATGCAGGATCATGCCGGCGCCGACGGTCGCATTGCTGATCCGGTCGATCAGGATGAAGGCGCCAGTGGTGCGGTTTTCGGCGAAATTGTCGAAGGCGATCGGCGAACGCGTCGACAAGTTGCAGATGCCGACTTCGTTCATCTCCAGCGACTTCGCCGCCTCATGCGCGAAATCGTTGACGTTGACGCGGTACTTCAGCTCGGTGACGGTAGCGCTGACCTGGTCGGTTTCGGTGCGCAGGATGTACGAGCGGCCGGGCAGCAGCGCATGCTCGTCGAACCAGACGATGTTGGCGGCGAACTGGTCGGCGACCTGCGGTCGGGCCGACGGCGCGACCAGCATGTTGCCGCGCGAGACCTCGACCTCGTCGTCGAGGACGAGCGTGATCGCCTGGCCGGCGACCGCCTGGCTGAGGTCGCCGCCGTGGGCGACGATGCGCTTGACGCGGGACGACTTGCCGGACTTGGCGACGACGACCTCGTCGCCCTGCGAAACCGACCCGGAAGCGATGGTGCCGGCGAAGCCGCGGAAATCGAGATTGGGGCGATTCACATACTGCACCGGGAAGCGGAACGGCAATTCGACCGCCGCCTCGTCGACCGATACGCTTTCCAGATGCTCGATCAGCGTCGGCCCCGAATACCACGGCATGTTGCCGGAACGGCTGGAGACATTGTCGCCATAGCGGGCCGACATCGGGATCGGCACGATCGTCTGGAAGCCGAGGCTTTGCGAAAACTGGCTGTAGTCCTCGACGATCCTGTCGAACACCGCCTGGTCGAAACCGACGAGGTCGATCTTGTTGACGGCCAGCACGATGTGGCGGATGCCGAGCAGCGAGGCGATGATCGAATGGCGCCTCGTCTGGCGCAGCACGCCCTGGCGCGCGTCGATCAGCACGATGGCGAGATCGGCGGTCGAGGCGCCGGTCGCCATGTTGCGCGTGTACTGTTCATGGCCGGGCGTGTCGGCGACGATGAACTTACGCTTCGGCGTGGCGAAGAAGCGGTAGGCGACGTCGATGGTGATGCCCTGCTCACGCTCGGCCTCGAGGCCGTCGACCAAAAGCGCGAAATCGATGTCGTCGCCGGTCGTGCCGTGCTTGCGCGAATCGCGCTCCAGCGCGGCGAGCTGGTCCTCGAAGATCTGCTTGGTGTCCGACAGGAGGCGGCCGATCAGCGTCGACTTGCCGTCGTCGACCGAGCCGCAGGTGAGGAAGCGCAGAAGCGACTTCTTCTCCTGCGCGGCCATGTATTCGCGGATACCGTCGGTGGGGGCGAGGCTCTTGGCCAAGATGTGGCGCATGCTCAGAAATACCCCTCGCGCTTCTTCTTTTCCATGGAGCCCGCCTCGTCGCGGTCGATGAGGCGGCCCTGGCGCTCCGAGGTGCGCGCCGTCAGCATCTCGCCGACGATGGCCTCCAGCGAGTCGGCATCGGACTCGATGGCGCCGGTCAGCGGATAGCAGCCAAGCGTGCGGAAGCGCACCATCCGGTTCTCGATCGCCTCGCCCGGACGCAATTGCATGCGATCGTCGTCCTTGAGGATCAGCATGCCGTCGCGTTCGACGACCGGCCGTTCCTTGGCGAAGTAGAGCGGCACGATCGGGATGTCTTCCTGTAGGATGTACTGCCAGATATCGAGCTCGGTCCAGTTGGACAGCGGAAAGACGCGGATCGACTCACCGGTGGCGATGCGGGTGTTGAATATCTTCCACATTTCCGGCCGCTGGTTCTTCGGGTCCCAGGCGTGCTGGGCGTTGCGGAAGGAAAAGATACGCTCCTTGGCGCGCGACTTCTCCTCGTCGCGACGGGCGCCGCCGAAGGCGGCGTCGAAGCCGTATTTGTCGAGCGCCTGGCGCAACGCCACCGTCTTCATCACATGGGTATGGGTGTTCGAGCCATGGTCGAACGGGTTGATGTTGTCGCGCACGCCATCTTCGTTGACATGAACCAGGAGGTCGAAGCCGAGCTTCTGCGCCATCTGATCGCGGAAGGCGATCATCTCGCGGAACTTCCAGGTGGTGTCGACATGCAGGAAGGGAAAGGGCGGCTTGGCCGGATAGAAGGCCTTCATCGCCAGATGCATCAGCACGGAAGAATCCTTGCCGACCGAGTAGAGCATGACAGGCTTGGAGAAGGAGGCCGCAACCTCGCGGAAGATGTGGATGGATTCGGCCTCAAGCCGCTGCAGGTGCGTAAGCGCGATATTCATGGACTGTGAGCGTTCTCTCGTGCCATCCAGACCTTGCATCAACGGATCAGGCACCTGTTCCTAAAAAACAGCCCGGTTCAAGCTTTGCTTCTGGACATTC
This window encodes:
- a CDS encoding RbsD/FucU family protein; protein product: MLIGIPSLLGPELLATLRAMGHGDEIALVDGNYPAAEQAHRLIRADGHHLVPVLDAILSVLPVDDAVPEALFRASVKGDPALADPVHHEMEAVCARRAPGHKVVALAGADFYARVKAAHAIVATSEPRLYANIIIRKGVIYPPETEKQ
- a CDS encoding glycogen/starch/alpha-glucan phosphorylase — protein: MTSAMTSEAPTLEIPDPKTLADEVLLALKYRVGKGTNVATQYDWLTASIKVVRDRVVDQWMQATQEAYAQQEKRVYYLSLEFLIGRLMRDAFSNLGLMENMREALRTLGVDLDLIAGLEPDAALGNGGLGRLAACFMESMATVGIPAHGYGIRYANGMFRQEVHDGWQVELPETWLDHGNPWEFERRERSFEVGFGGSVESITSKDGRLERHVWKPTEHVLAVAYDTPVAGWRANRVNTLRLWSGMPIDPILLDKFNAGDHIGALAESNKADALSRVLYPADSHMAGQELRLRQEYFFSTASLQDILQRHLSQYGDLQSLPDKAAIHLNDTHPAIAVPELMRLMMDVHGMDFDQAWDITKRTFGYTNHTLLPEALESWPVPLFERLLPRHMQIVYAINAEVLLEARATNKFSGEQISRISLIQENGDRRVRMGNLAFVGSHSINGVSALHTELMKETVFADLHKLYPGRINNKTNGITPRRWLIQCNPGLTALAREAIGDRFLDDIDAIKGLDPLAGDATFREKFAAVKRSNKARLANLVADRLGIKLDPSALFDIQVKRIHEYKRQLLNILEAVALYDQIRSHPERDWMPRVKFFGGKAAPSYHNAKLIIKLANDVARVINRDPAVRGLLKVVFVPNYNVSLAEVLMPAADLSEQISTAGMEASGTGNMKFALNGALTIGTLDGANVEIKECVGDDNIFIFGLTTAEVAERRNNGYNPRAVIESSPELSQALAAVSSGVFSPDDPGRYRALIDGLYSTDWFMVAADFDTYAATQRDVDTVWRNSPDWYARAIRNVARVGWFSSDRTIRQYAKEIWNVPV
- a CDS encoding ROK family transcriptional regulator — its product is METGIAKHGSPDAAESRLHRGTNQSGMRDHNERLVLSLVRQHGSLAKSDIARMTGLSAQTVSVIMRELEEDRLLVRQAPLRGRIGQPSIPMALNPEGAFFIGLKIGRRSAELVLIDFLGNVRSMLQHSYRYPAPRETVEFALSGMTKMRGELTQAQDKRIAGLGIAMPFELWNWADTAGAPREIMDEWRHRDIRSDIQAQCDFPVYLQNDATSACGAELVFGQAGAARDFVYFYIGAFAGGGIVLNGRLFGGPTGNAGALGSMPVPGPDGKPTQLIDVASIAILEKALNARGVEASHLWTSPQDWGEIGPELDTWIASAAQALAYAIVAASSVIDFEAAVIDGWMPLSVRGRLVDAVTEAIGTIDGEGLKLPVVREGTVGIHARALGGASLPLSERFLIGSTTISRST
- a CDS encoding sugar ABC transporter substrate-binding protein; this translates as MAFASTASAAGVGACLITKTDTNPFFVKMKEGATAKAKELGVDLKTYAGKIDGDSESQVAAIESCIADGAKGILITASDTKGIVPTVKKARDAGLLVIALDTPLDPIDAADATFATDNLEAGKLIGAWAAATLGDKAKDAKIGFLDLTPSQPTVDVLRDQGFMMGYGIDVKDPNKIGDEDDPRIVGHDVTNGNEEGGRKAMENLLQKDNTINVIHTINEPAAVGAYQALKAVGLEKQVLIVSVDGGCPGVKSVTEGVIGATSQQYPLQMAALGIEAIAAFAKDGTKPKPTEGKNFFDTGVNLVTDKPANGVKSIDTKEGLAKCWG
- a CDS encoding ATP-binding cassette domain-containing protein, encoding MTQEPILTARGLTKRYGRVTALDNADFDLYPGEILAVIGDNGAGKSSLIKAISGAAAPDEGEIRLEGKPVAFKSPMEAREAGIETVYQNLALSPALSIADNMFLGREIRKPGPLGSWFRMLDRPAMEKRARDKLTELGLMTIQNISQAVETLSGGQRQGVAVARAAAFGSKVVIMDEPTAALGVKESRRVLELILDVKKRGLPIVLISHNMPHVFEVADRIHIHRLGRRLCVVDPKQISMSDAVALMTGAKKPPEEALAA
- a CDS encoding carbohydrate kinase family protein; translation: MILCCGEALIDMLPRTTTEGEAAFAPYVGGAVFNTAIALGRLGAPAGFFSGLSSDLFGGQFREALGASKVSSTYAHTSPRPTTLAFVRLTNGQATYTFYDENTAGRMLTIEDLPNLGAEIEAMLFGAISLISEPAGSAYEEFMRREHNSRVMMLDPNIRPNFIPDKAKHLRRIREMMAMADIVKLSDEDLNWFDEAGSHEDVIRNWLDRGPKLIVVTHGSEGAIGYSKNHRVTVMPQKVTVVDTVGAGDTFNAGILASLHEQGLLTKAAIGDLSEDAIRQALALGAKAAAVTVSRAGANPPWRHEIA
- a CDS encoding ABC transporter permease: MSQIQEFEKVLSSSDTSVAAFDEHGKSFVKRAQHFLHSTPAAVPLIVLVLSVVIFGIAIGGRFFSSYTLTLILQQIAIVGILGAAQTLVILTAGIDLSIGVIMVISAVIMGNCAITYGMPTILAVLVGLAAGGACGLLNGLLVAYMKLPPFIVTLGTWNIVMATNFIYSANETIRDADVDAQAPLLHLFALSFRVGSAVLTAGVIATVVLVAVLWYVLNHTAWGRHVYAVGDDQEAAKLSGIQTKKVLITVYALAGLIAAFAAWVSIGRNGSISPSAAVTDYNLQAITATVIGGISLFGGRGSILGTLFGAMIVGVVSMGLNMLGADPQWKVLLTGVLIIGAVAVDQWIRKVSA